The Flavobacterium piscisymbiosum genome includes a region encoding these proteins:
- a CDS encoding glycoside hydrolase family 88/105 protein, whose product MKKLLLFLAICLSCTNGANAQQAFDKKLVLKQMMLANDYFMQKWPETGKTIITNKERPSNIWTRGVYYEGLMALHEIYPKEAYYDYAYAWSEFHKWGFNGGNTTRNADNYCAAQTYIDLYNLEPDAKKLKNTRANINMLLNTHQLDDWSWIDAIQMGMPVFAKLGVLEKDNRYFEKMYQMYMYSRDKHGDHGLYNPKDGLWWRDADFDPPYKEPNGEDCYWSRGNGWVIAALAKVLTIIPENAPHRAQYVKDLKAMAAALVPIQRADGFWNVSLHDPTNFGEKETSGTALFVYGMAYGINSGILKKETYVPVIQKAWNAMTTESLHTNGFLGYLQSTGKEPKDGQPLSYDKIPDFEDYGLGCFLLAGSEIYKMK is encoded by the coding sequence ATGAAAAAATTACTCTTATTTTTGGCTATATGCCTATCCTGCACCAACGGAGCAAATGCGCAGCAAGCCTTTGATAAAAAATTAGTACTCAAACAAATGATGCTTGCCAATGATTATTTTATGCAAAAATGGCCTGAAACCGGCAAAACAATAATCACCAACAAAGAACGTCCAAGTAATATCTGGACGCGTGGGGTTTATTATGAAGGACTTATGGCTTTACATGAAATTTATCCTAAAGAAGCATATTACGATTATGCCTATGCCTGGTCTGAATTTCATAAATGGGGTTTTAATGGCGGAAATACAACCCGAAATGCAGATAATTACTGTGCCGCACAAACTTATATTGATTTGTATAATCTGGAGCCGGATGCTAAAAAATTAAAAAATACAAGAGCCAATATCAATATGCTTTTAAATACACATCAATTGGACGATTGGTCATGGATTGACGCTATACAAATGGGGATGCCGGTTTTTGCAAAACTAGGAGTTCTAGAAAAAGACAATCGCTATTTTGAGAAAATGTATCAAATGTATATGTACTCGAGAGATAAACACGGAGATCATGGGCTTTACAATCCTAAAGATGGATTATGGTGGCGTGATGCTGATTTTGATCCTCCGTACAAGGAACCAAATGGAGAAGATTGTTACTGGAGCCGAGGAAATGGATGGGTAATTGCTGCTTTGGCTAAAGTTTTAACTATTATTCCTGAAAATGCACCTCACAGGGCACAATATGTAAAAGATTTAAAAGCGATGGCTGCCGCTTTGGTACCTATACAAAGAGCGGATGGTTTCTGGAATGTAAGCTTACATGATCCTACTAATTTTGGAGAAAAAGAAACATCTGGTACAGCATTGTTTGTGTATGGAATGGCATACGGAATAAACAGCGGGATTTTGAAAAAAGAGACTTACGTGCCTGTAATTCAGAAAGCATGGAATGCTATGACAACTGAAAGTTTGCATACCAATGGTTTTTTAGGCTATTTGCAATCGACAGGAAAAGAACCAAAAGATGGTCAGCCTTTATCTTACGACAAAATTCCTGATTTTGAAGACTACGGATTAGGTTGTTTTTTACTGGCCGGATCAGAAATATATAAAATGAAATAA
- a CDS encoding YcxB family protein translates to MNTTNFCLEFDLNTSEIRKLNKMYFKDLYKEKVIIFSGIVLLMVIFFDFFDLNNEVDYLQWLLRNLVIIILFFSFQYSLVNTISKVFFQFTKKLLKYNRFSKKYKFNFSNSGICVHSPLGEFAHKWSQIEKAILTKDFFFLYVKDTNGYIISISNKCKNHHKIDQLIAFVEVNVTPIIKI, encoded by the coding sequence ATGAATACTACTAATTTTTGCCTGGAATTTGATCTTAATACTTCAGAGATACGAAAACTCAACAAAATGTATTTTAAAGATCTGTATAAAGAAAAAGTTATTATTTTTTCAGGAATTGTTCTATTGATGGTGATTTTCTTTGATTTCTTTGATCTAAACAATGAAGTTGATTATCTGCAATGGCTATTGCGCAATCTTGTAATCATTATATTGTTTTTCTCCTTTCAATATTCGTTGGTAAATACAATAAGCAAAGTTTTTTTTCAGTTTACCAAAAAACTCCTCAAGTACAACAGGTTTAGCAAAAAATACAAGTTCAATTTTTCAAACTCAGGTATTTGCGTTCACTCTCCTTTGGGTGAGTTTGCCCATAAATGGAGTCAAATTGAAAAGGCAATTTTAACCAAAGATTTTTTCTTTTTGTATGTTAAGGATACCAATGGATATATTATTTCGATTTCCAACAAATGTAAAAACCATCATAAGATCGATCAATTGATTGCTTTTGTAGAAGTAAATGTTACGCCTATCATTAAAATTTAA
- a CDS encoding DNA-3-methyladenine glycosylase translates to MKLPFSYYLNQDPVFLATDLLGKVLFTEINGEITAGIIVETEAYFGELDKASHAYGGRRTNRTETLYAAGGISYVYLCYGIHHLFNVVSSLKGEPHAVLIRAVEPFVGQDIIERRRNMPVTKAAVSSGPGSVAKALGINGSFNKKELTGDEIWIEDHGIRYKSDEIIAGPRIGVAYAQEDALLPWRFFIKGNKYVSKPNNGKISTINR, encoded by the coding sequence TTGAAACTTCCCTTTTCTTATTATCTCAATCAAGATCCCGTTTTCCTGGCCACAGATCTTTTGGGTAAAGTGCTTTTTACTGAAATAAACGGAGAAATAACAGCAGGTATAATTGTAGAAACCGAAGCCTATTTTGGTGAACTGGACAAAGCTTCTCATGCCTACGGTGGTCGTCGTACAAACAGGACAGAAACGCTTTATGCAGCTGGAGGTATTAGTTATGTTTATTTGTGTTATGGCATTCATCATTTATTTAATGTTGTAAGTTCTCTCAAAGGGGAACCGCATGCAGTGCTCATAAGAGCCGTCGAGCCGTTCGTAGGTCAGGATATCATAGAGCGAAGACGTAATATGCCTGTTACCAAAGCTGCTGTTTCTTCTGGTCCGGGTTCTGTGGCTAAAGCTTTAGGCATAAATGGCTCTTTTAATAAAAAAGAACTAACCGGTGATGAAATCTGGATAGAGGATCACGGCATTCGATATAAAAGTGATGAAATTATTGCCGGTCCAAGAATTGGCGTGGCATATGCTCAGGAAGATGCCTTACTGCCCTGGCGTTTTTTTATTAAAGGCAATAAATACGTAAGCAAGCCTAATAATGGGAAAATAAGCACAATTAATCGTTAG
- a CDS encoding polysaccharide lyase, which yields MLNSCEKEQDLNVPQSANKETSQIDKKDVSQNTSKDAVSANAALAGGGAGARTITLQTNTLSCPGGLCTSYGVWSTGVYTVWFQMKFNSGFYWSRGGKCGYGILIGDQNTGGDPGWDGNGGSARFMWYCPSGSNSAKGSGAYLQPYVYYKDQPGQFGNDFGKKYYIQEGVTYNCQISVKLNTGSNTDGYVKYYVNGTEILNQTIRWVTNDSKRNVNAVSLHTFRGGSQEYWKAPVTSSIYYPSAAWDAQ from the coding sequence TTGCTTAATTCCTGTGAAAAGGAACAAGATTTAAATGTACCACAAAGCGCTAACAAAGAAACGTCACAAATCGATAAGAAAGACGTGTCGCAAAACACTAGCAAAGATGCAGTCTCAGCTAATGCCGCATTAGCAGGTGGTGGTGCCGGGGCCAGAACAATTACATTACAAACCAATACACTATCGTGTCCCGGTGGTTTGTGTACATCGTATGGTGTTTGGTCAACAGGCGTTTACACTGTTTGGTTCCAGATGAAATTTAATTCTGGATTTTATTGGAGCAGAGGTGGTAAATGCGGATATGGTATATTAATTGGTGATCAAAATACAGGTGGCGATCCAGGATGGGATGGCAATGGTGGTAGCGCCAGATTTATGTGGTATTGTCCAAGTGGATCAAATTCTGCCAAAGGAAGCGGTGCTTATCTCCAACCTTATGTTTATTATAAAGATCAGCCTGGGCAATTTGGTAATGATTTTGGAAAAAAGTACTATATTCAAGAAGGTGTGACATACAACTGTCAAATATCTGTGAAGCTAAATACTGGTTCAAATACTGACGGATATGTCAAATATTATGTAAATGGTACCGAGATACTGAATCAAACAATTCGTTGGGTTACTAACGATTCTAAACGAAATGTCAATGCAGTAAGCTTGCATACTTTCCGTGGTGGCAGTCAGGAATACTGGAAAGCTCCGGTAACAAGTTCTATCTATTACCCTAGTGCAGCTTGGGATGCTCAATAG
- a CDS encoding nuclear transport factor 2 family protein: protein METQIIELEKKYWQGMENHDYLMVKKLTHFPCIIASKNGVQSVDEAKFRKMFESGDGDKIKVVNFSNVESQLVGENTAVLGYIIELAIAGDKQKAAIKCACTSTWIKENSSWVCALHTEAELVHQ, encoded by the coding sequence ATGGAAACGCAAATTATTGAACTGGAAAAAAAATATTGGCAGGGAATGGAAAATCACGATTATCTAATGGTAAAAAAACTCACCCATTTCCCTTGTATAATAGCAAGTAAAAATGGTGTACAAAGTGTAGACGAGGCCAAGTTTAGAAAGATGTTTGAGTCAGGGGATGGTGATAAAATAAAAGTAGTGAACTTCTCTAATGTCGAATCACAATTGGTTGGTGAAAATACTGCTGTTTTAGGTTATATTATAGAATTAGCAATTGCAGGGGATAAACAAAAAGCCGCTATAAAATGTGCCTGCACTTCTACCTGGATTAAAGAAAATAGTAGTTGGGTTTGTGCACTACATACCGAAGCAGAATTAGTTCATCAGTAG
- a CDS encoding 2,3-bisphosphoglycerate-dependent phosphoglycerate mutase, with product MAQLIFVRHGQSLYNLENRFTGILDVALTDNGKEQAKLAGDKLIGYVFDIAYTSMLIRAQESLRIILNEMKLTIPIVKDKAFNERMYGTLQGLNKEETAQKYGLAQVEIWRRSYDVCPPGGESLSDTYNRVVPYYKTQIEPELKKGQNVLIVAHGNSLRSLMMYLENISPLDIVTVNIATGIPRVYTFDDQLKIASVKDL from the coding sequence ATGGCACAGTTAATTTTTGTCCGACATGGACAATCCCTTTATAATTTAGAGAATCGATTTACAGGAATCCTTGATGTTGCCCTAACCGATAACGGAAAGGAGCAGGCAAAACTTGCCGGGGATAAACTAATTGGCTATGTTTTCGATATTGCTTATACCTCCATGCTTATAAGGGCGCAGGAAAGCCTTCGTATTATCCTCAATGAAATGAAGCTAACTATTCCCATTGTAAAGGACAAAGCTTTCAATGAACGTATGTACGGTACTTTGCAGGGGCTTAATAAAGAAGAAACGGCTCAAAAATACGGTTTGGCCCAAGTTGAAATCTGGAGAAGAAGTTATGATGTTTGCCCTCCTGGAGGCGAAAGTCTTTCGGATACTTACAACCGAGTAGTTCCCTATTATAAAACTCAAATAGAACCAGAGCTAAAAAAGGGACAAAATGTATTAATAGTAGCCCATGGCAATAGCCTAAGATCCCTAATGATGTATCTGGAAAATATTAGTCCTCTGGATATTGTAACGGTAAACATTGCAACAGGCATACCAAGAGTATACACCTTTGATGATCAATTAAAAATCGCCAGTGTAAAGGATCTTTAA
- the katG gene encoding catalase/peroxidase HPI, whose protein sequence is MENQSNDISKCPFHNGSMDNEAATGTKNRDWWPKQLKVNILRQNSGLSNPMDKDFDYAKAFNSLDLEAVKNDLHKLMTDSQDWWPADFGHYGGLFIRMAWHSAGTYRVHDGRGGAGAGQQRFAPLNSWPDNVSLDKARRLLWPIKQKYGQKISWADLMILTGNIALESMGFKTFGFAGGRADVWEPDESVYWGSETTWLGGDERYRDGSEGAPKDHGVVSSDDNADGHIHSRNLEKPLAAVQMGLIYVNPEGPDGNPDPIAAAKDIRDTFGRMAMNDEETVALIAGGHTFGKTHGAASSDHVSKEPEAAGIELQGLGWKNSFGSGKGTDAITSGLEVTWTTTPTKWSNNFFENLFGFEWELSKSPAGAHQWVAKDGPAIIPDAFDTTKKHLPTMLTTDLSLRLDPEYEKISRRFLENPDEFADAFSRAWFKLTHRDMGPRARYLGPDVPQEELLWQDPIPQLNHNLIDQEDITNLKEKIIATGLNVSELVATAWASASTFRGSDKRGGANGARIRFAPQKNWEVNNPVKLTKVLEKLESIQREFNVLQNNGKKVSLADLIVLAGSTGVEKAAKEAGHLVTVPFSPGRMDASLEQTDIESFEYLKPKADGFRNYRKTKSTVSTEELLIDKANLLTLTAPELTVLLGGLRVLDINTDGSKNGVFTNRPGHLTNDFFVNLLDMNTQWQAVSNDQELYAGNDRSTGQPKWMATRADLVFGSNSELRAVAEVYAGGDAQHKFVSDFIAVWNKIMNLDRFDLV, encoded by the coding sequence ATGGAGAATCAATCTAACGACATCAGTAAATGCCCATTTCATAATGGGAGCATGGATAATGAAGCTGCAACAGGTACAAAAAATCGTGACTGGTGGCCCAAGCAGTTAAAAGTAAATATCCTTAGACAAAATTCAGGATTATCAAATCCTATGGATAAGGATTTTGATTACGCAAAAGCTTTTAATAGCCTCGATCTTGAAGCGGTAAAAAATGATTTGCATAAACTTATGACGGATTCCCAAGATTGGTGGCCGGCAGATTTTGGTCATTATGGAGGTCTTTTTATTCGTATGGCTTGGCACAGTGCAGGAACTTACCGTGTGCATGACGGGCGTGGTGGTGCAGGAGCTGGCCAGCAGCGATTTGCTCCCCTTAATAGCTGGCCTGATAATGTGAGCCTTGATAAGGCCAGAAGATTACTCTGGCCAATAAAACAAAAATACGGACAGAAAATTTCCTGGGCAGATTTGATGATCTTAACAGGGAATATTGCCTTGGAATCTATGGGGTTCAAAACATTTGGTTTTGCAGGAGGACGAGCTGATGTTTGGGAACCTGATGAATCAGTTTATTGGGGTTCTGAAACCACATGGCTTGGAGGTGATGAACGCTATCGTGATGGTTCTGAAGGAGCGCCTAAAGATCATGGTGTAGTATCCTCAGATGATAATGCCGACGGTCATATTCATAGCAGAAACCTGGAAAAACCTCTGGCAGCTGTGCAGATGGGATTGATTTATGTAAACCCTGAAGGACCTGATGGAAATCCTGACCCTATTGCGGCAGCTAAAGACATTAGAGATACATTTGGTCGTATGGCAATGAATGATGAAGAAACTGTAGCTTTAATAGCCGGTGGGCATACGTTTGGTAAAACCCATGGGGCGGCCTCTTCTGACCATGTTAGCAAAGAGCCGGAAGCAGCAGGTATCGAGCTACAGGGATTGGGCTGGAAAAACAGTTTCGGATCAGGAAAAGGTACTGATGCGATTACAAGCGGATTGGAAGTTACCTGGACAACTACACCAACTAAGTGGAGTAATAATTTCTTCGAAAACTTATTTGGCTTTGAATGGGAACTTTCCAAAAGCCCCGCAGGTGCTCATCAATGGGTAGCTAAAGATGGTCCTGCTATCATTCCTGATGCTTTTGATACTACCAAAAAGCATCTGCCAACGATGCTTACAACCGACTTGTCTTTAAGATTAGATCCTGAGTACGAGAAAATATCACGCCGTTTTTTGGAAAATCCTGATGAATTTGCCGATGCTTTTTCCCGTGCATGGTTTAAATTAACGCATAGAGATATGGGACCACGTGCACGTTATTTGGGACCTGATGTTCCTCAGGAAGAATTATTATGGCAAGATCCTATCCCGCAACTGAACCATAACTTAATAGATCAAGAGGATATAACGAATCTAAAAGAAAAAATAATAGCTACAGGTCTTAATGTCTCTGAACTGGTAGCTACGGCATGGGCTTCAGCCTCTACATTTAGAGGATCTGATAAACGTGGCGGAGCCAATGGTGCTCGTATAAGATTTGCTCCTCAAAAAAACTGGGAGGTAAATAACCCTGTGAAGCTTACAAAGGTACTGGAGAAACTCGAGAGTATTCAGCGAGAGTTTAATGTCTTACAAAATAATGGGAAAAAAGTTTCATTGGCAGATTTAATTGTTCTGGCAGGCTCCACTGGGGTAGAGAAAGCAGCTAAAGAGGCTGGACATCTAGTTACAGTGCCTTTTAGCCCAGGACGTATGGACGCCTCTTTGGAGCAAACAGATATAGAATCATTTGAATATCTGAAACCCAAAGCAGATGGCTTTAGAAATTATAGAAAAACTAAATCGACAGTCTCAACTGAGGAACTTTTGATTGATAAGGCTAATTTACTCACGCTTACGGCTCCGGAACTCACTGTGCTCTTGGGAGGCCTTCGTGTTTTGGATATTAACACTGATGGAAGTAAAAATGGTGTCTTTACGAACCGTCCGGGTCACCTTACCAATGATTTTTTCGTCAACCTGCTTGATATGAATACCCAATGGCAGGCTGTTTCGAATGATCAGGAGTTATATGCGGGAAATGATCGTAGTACCGGTCAACCTAAATGGATGGCAACACGTGCTGATCTTGTTTTTGGTTCTAATTCAGAATTAAGAGCTGTGGCAGAGGTATACGCAGGTGGTGATGCACAACATAAATTCGTAAGTGATTTTATTGCAGTATGGAATAAAATAATGAATTTGGACCGCTTTGATCTGGTTTGA
- a CDS encoding NAD(P)-binding domain-containing protein, with amino-acid sequence MTIGIIGIGNITLELATRSALSGYEVLLSNPRGINVVKELTQHIGSHVKLVTINEAAGAELIILFLNRDDLENALKAMPDMKGKIILHTNNPIFNLNEVLDITSGQSSSDIIASLLPDSHIVKLFNPLHCLTGPNSQNNDRTKIFFTTKNHKVKNNVKTYLDTLNFTGIELLELKKLNT; translated from the coding sequence ATGACGATAGGGATAATAGGAATCGGAAACATTACTTTAGAATTAGCTACCAGATCTGCTCTTTCAGGATACGAAGTGCTGCTGAGCAATCCACGTGGTATCAATGTCGTTAAGGAGCTTACACAACATATAGGTAGTCATGTTAAACTTGTGACCATAAATGAAGCAGCCGGAGCAGAACTAATAATACTATTTTTAAATCGTGATGATCTTGAAAATGCACTGAAGGCCATGCCTGATATGAAAGGAAAAATTATACTTCATACCAACAATCCTATTTTTAATCTCAATGAAGTTTTAGATATTACCTCTGGCCAATCATCAAGTGACATTATAGCTTCTTTATTGCCGGATTCACATATTGTAAAACTCTTTAATCCATTACATTGTCTAACGGGGCCAAATAGTCAAAATAATGATCGTACCAAAATATTTTTTACAACAAAGAATCACAAAGTAAAAAACAATGTCAAAACATACTTAGATACCCTCAATTTTACAGGAATTGAACTTCTAGAACTAAAAAAGCTAAACACTTAG
- a CDS encoding YegP family protein, whose protein sequence is MGKFVITKKQSGKFQVHLKSKAGQILLSSEDYLTKISCKKAIEKLRAYAKDAGKFQKKTTIDWELYFYLKTANGHTIATSKKYATNLSREQAINRVKKIAPIASIEDQC, encoded by the coding sequence ATGGGAAAATTTGTGATTACCAAAAAGCAGTCTGGAAAATTTCAGGTTCACCTCAAATCAAAAGCAGGGCAAATTTTGCTTAGCAGTGAAGATTATCTCACTAAAATTAGCTGTAAAAAGGCAATCGAAAAATTAAGAGCCTACGCAAAGGATGCTGGAAAATTTCAAAAAAAAACAACCATAGACTGGGAGTTATATTTTTATCTCAAAACAGCCAATGGACACACAATAGCCACCAGTAAAAAGTATGCCACCAATCTCTCTCGCGAGCAGGCTATAAACAGGGTAAAAAAAATTGCACCTATCGCATCCATAGAAGATCAATGTTAA
- a CDS encoding DUF4294 domain-containing protein: MRFTYCILFLVLISFTTQAQVTTKENQQMGYILTEQDSILNDTIQLPEIIISKEKLDPEAQKQFLILQNRVYKVYPYAKLAADRLTALNSGMARLKTNREKKKYFKIVEDYLNNEFEARLKKLSRKQGQILVKLVHRQTGITTYELIKTLKSGFKAFVSNTTANLFDISLKTEYKPYEVNEDYLIETILLRAFESGRLVNQKSANPVNYDDLMNHWEAKAKTLNKK, encoded by the coding sequence ATGAGATTTACCTACTGTATTTTATTCCTCGTGTTGATTTCGTTTACAACTCAGGCTCAGGTTACAACCAAAGAAAACCAGCAAATGGGTTATATATTAACCGAGCAAGACTCTATTTTGAATGATACAATTCAATTGCCCGAGATTATTATTTCGAAAGAAAAACTCGATCCCGAAGCGCAAAAGCAATTCCTGATCCTTCAAAACAGGGTTTATAAAGTATATCCCTACGCAAAACTAGCCGCTGATAGATTAACAGCGCTGAATAGCGGAATGGCACGTTTAAAAACCAACCGCGAAAAGAAGAAGTACTTTAAAATAGTAGAAGATTACCTTAATAATGAATTCGAGGCAAGACTTAAAAAGCTTTCGCGTAAACAAGGTCAAATTCTGGTCAAGCTTGTTCACAGACAAACCGGCATCACAACATACGAATTAATTAAAACCCTAAAAAGCGGTTTCAAAGCCTTTGTATCCAATACAACAGCCAATTTATTCGACATTAGCCTAAAAACCGAATACAAACCCTACGAAGTCAACGAAGACTATCTAATAGAAACCATTCTTCTCAGAGCATTTGAATCCGGTCGCCTGGTAAATCAAAAATCCGCTAATCCTGTAAACTACGACGATCTAATGAATCATTGGGAAGCAAAAGCTAAGACACTCAATAAAAAATAA
- a CDS encoding M42 family metallopeptidase produces MSTESILKDTSIAFLESYLNNASPTGYESEGQKLWMNYLKPYVDTFITDTYGTAVGVINPDAPFKVVIEGHADEISWYVNYITDDGLLYVIRNGGSDHQIAPSKRVHIHTKKGIVKGVFGWPAIHTRLRDKEEAPKISNIFIDLGCETKEQVLEMGVHVGCVITYPDEFMILNENKFVCRAIDNRMGGFMIAEVARLLKENNKTLPFGLYIVNSVQEEIGLRGAEMIAQTIKPNVAIVTDVCHDTTTPMIDKKVEGDLKMGKGPVIAYAPAVQNKLRDLIVDTAEENKIPFQRHATSRATGTDTDAFAYSNGGVASALISLPLRYMHTTVEMVHREDVENVIQLIYESLLKIENNETFSYFK; encoded by the coding sequence ATGAGCACAGAATCTATCTTAAAAGATACCTCGATTGCTTTCCTGGAAAGCTACCTAAATAACGCCTCTCCTACTGGCTACGAAAGCGAAGGGCAAAAACTTTGGATGAATTATTTAAAACCTTATGTAGATACTTTTATTACGGATACTTACGGAACTGCTGTTGGAGTTATAAATCCTGATGCGCCTTTTAAGGTTGTAATTGAAGGGCATGCAGATGAAATTTCGTGGTATGTAAACTACATTACTGATGATGGTTTATTATATGTTATTAGAAATGGTGGATCTGATCATCAGATTGCACCATCGAAAAGGGTTCACATTCATACTAAAAAAGGCATTGTAAAGGGTGTTTTTGGCTGGCCGGCGATTCATACGCGTTTGCGTGATAAGGAAGAGGCTCCAAAAATTAGTAATATTTTTATTGATTTGGGTTGCGAAACTAAAGAACAGGTTCTGGAAATGGGCGTACATGTGGGTTGCGTGATTACTTATCCTGATGAATTTATGATCCTGAACGAAAATAAATTTGTTTGTCGTGCGATTGATAACAGAATGGGCGGTTTTATGATTGCCGAAGTGGCTCGTTTATTAAAAGAAAACAACAAGACACTTCCGTTTGGTTTGTATATCGTGAATTCGGTTCAGGAAGAAATTGGTCTTCGTGGTGCTGAAATGATTGCTCAGACTATTAAACCTAATGTTGCTATTGTAACTGATGTTTGCCACGATACGACTACACCTATGATTGATAAAAAGGTTGAAGGTGACCTTAAAATGGGTAAAGGTCCTGTTATTGCTTATGCTCCGGCGGTACAAAACAAATTGCGTGATTTAATTGTTGATACTGCCGAAGAGAATAAGATTCCGTTTCAGCGTCATGCAACTTCTCGTGCTACGGGAACTGACACTGATGCTTTTGCTTATAGTAATGGCGGCGTAGCATCGGCATTGATATCTTTGCCTTTGCGTTATATGCATACAACTGTAGAAATGGTGCATAGAGAAGATGTTGAAAATGTGATTCAGTTGATTTATGAATCGTTACTGAAAATTGAAAACAATGAAACTTTTTCTTATTTTAAATAA
- a CDS encoding response regulator transcription factor, with the protein MKILLLEDDFTLSKEISAFFTTKGFECFPYYDGTLLLKKYFPYDYDLIILDINVPGTNGIDVCKGIREVDKKTPIIMLTAFSDIEDKLSSFDNGADDYLVKPFHFEELFARISSLLRRKDIPQQSESKIIINDLEILEDDMKIFRSGEEIKLTPKEFKLILILAHAKGKVLSKQFIAEKLWDYHIETNQNTIEVYINFLRKKIDKDHETKLIRTKVGYGYYLSDQE; encoded by the coding sequence ATGAAGATACTATTACTCGAAGACGATTTTACTTTATCTAAAGAAATCTCAGCGTTCTTTACTACAAAAGGATTCGAGTGTTTCCCCTATTATGATGGTACTTTGTTATTAAAAAAATATTTTCCTTACGATTATGATTTAATCATTCTTGATATTAATGTTCCCGGTACAAACGGAATTGATGTTTGCAAAGGTATTCGTGAGGTTGATAAAAAAACACCAATCATTATGTTAACGGCTTTTAGCGATATTGAGGATAAATTATCTTCTTTTGATAATGGTGCCGATGATTATCTGGTGAAGCCTTTTCATTTTGAAGAATTATTTGCCCGCATTTCATCTTTGTTAAGACGAAAAGATATTCCGCAGCAAAGTGAAAGCAAGATTATTATAAATGATTTAGAAATTCTGGAAGATGATATGAAAATTTTTCGCTCAGGTGAAGAGATTAAACTGACTCCCAAGGAATTTAAACTCATTTTGATTTTGGCTCATGCCAAAGGAAAAGTATTATCTAAACAATTTATAGCCGAAAAACTTTGGGATTATCATATTGAAACCAATCAGAATACGATTGAAGTTTATATCAATTTTCTGAGGAAAAAAATAGATAAAGACCATGAAACAAAACTTATCAGGACCAAGGTGGGTTACGGATATTATTTGAGCGATCAGGAATGA